A single genomic interval of Deltaproteobacteria bacterium harbors:
- a CDS encoding nucleotide pyrophosphohydrolase translates to MSIQEYQRKVDEWVKTYGVRYFSELTNLGILMEEVGEVSRIMTRTYGDQSFKKRDADPDLADELADVLFVAVCIANQTGIDLTRAVEKNLEKKRVRDRRRHWNNPKLTGSRQR, encoded by the coding sequence ATGAGCATTCAGGAATACCAGCGGAAGGTGGACGAGTGGGTCAAAACCTATGGCGTGCGGTACTTTTCGGAGCTGACCAACCTGGGCATTCTCATGGAGGAGGTGGGCGAGGTGTCCAGGATCATGACCCGGACGTACGGCGACCAGAGCTTCAAAAAGAGAGACGCGGACCCGGATCTGGCGGATGAGCTGGCCGACGTTCTGTTCGTGGCCGTCTGCATTGCCAATCAGACCGGTATCGACCTCACCAGGGCCGTCGAAAAGAACCTCGAAAAAAAGCGTGTCAGGGACCGGCGGCGGCACTGGAACAACCCCAAACTGACCGGCAGCCGGCAGCGCTGA
- a CDS encoding zinc dependent phospholipase C family protein: MPYENTHLYLADKVKRKLGGRALNAALDAHLAYFQLGSIFPDTLFYSKEEEINRVAYKLHGDDGQPTSRFVFDVLDVARDSNSQRDFAFIAGYLTHCAADITFHPLVFYMSGYKPNAGKTRKQKASYLHWKYETLIDSRLNDVFRFEKCIQPRLIHNLIAPEVLGVEAETLEAALKKQKRYFSKIGSRFYYHAFRVMGALGCVPPESVAGFYHSLNTGDISLPERIHYRDVLSGENLETSLESLVERCVNLGVRLVTAAHEYLTGGIDRAACEVVIAGESLHTGKLGKTMQDIRYAAPIDTH, encoded by the coding sequence ATGCCTTATGAAAACACCCACCTGTATCTAGCCGACAAGGTGAAGCGGAAGCTCGGCGGGAGGGCGCTCAACGCCGCCCTGGATGCGCATTTGGCATATTTCCAGCTGGGATCCATCTTCCCGGACACGCTGTTTTACAGTAAGGAGGAGGAGATCAACCGGGTGGCGTACAAGCTTCACGGGGACGACGGCCAGCCCACCAGCCGATTCGTTTTCGATGTGCTGGATGTTGCGCGCGATTCAAACAGCCAACGCGATTTCGCTTTCATTGCCGGATACCTGACGCACTGCGCCGCCGACATCACCTTTCACCCGCTGGTTTTCTACATGTCGGGCTACAAACCGAATGCCGGCAAGACGCGAAAGCAGAAGGCCTCCTATCTGCACTGGAAGTACGAGACCCTGATCGACAGCCGCCTGAACGATGTCTTCCGTTTCGAGAAATGCATCCAGCCGCGCCTGATTCACAACCTGATTGCACCGGAGGTCCTGGGGGTCGAGGCGGAAACGCTCGAGGCGGCCCTGAAGAAGCAAAAGCGCTATTTCAGCAAAATCGGAAGCCGGTTTTACTATCACGCTTTTCGCGTGATGGGGGCCCTGGGATGCGTGCCGCCGGAATCGGTGGCCGGCTTCTACCACAGCTTGAACACCGGTGACATTTCGCTGCCGGAGCGCATTCACTACCGCGACGTTCTGTCGGGGGAAAATTTGGAGACGTCTCTGGAGAGCCTAGTAGAAAGATGCGTGAACCTGGGGGTGCGCCTGGTGACGGCCGCCCATGAGTACCTTACGGGCGGCATCGACCGGGCGGCTTGTGAGGTCGTGATCGCCGGTGAAAGCCTGCACACGGGTAAGCTGGGAAAAACGATGCAGGATATTCGCTATGCTGCGCCGATCGACACCCATTAG